TATGGAGAGATATCAGCCTGAAATATTTAATTTGAAGGGGTATTGAATACCTCTTTTTTGGCAAGTTGTCGGCGCCGAACGGACCGTCAAGAAGCGGTCAGCCTTTTTAattaccggaaaacagaggaaaacacagttaaacaccggaaaacacaagaaagagtgtataatctactgaaatacagtatgttttgatgagtaaacatgacaggtcgctatgttttgccacagaataatctacatatggccctggaatgaagaaatcgtcagaaaatgcatgagacgacgggccgAACCGCCGCCGCCACTCGGCGGACTTGACGTGctgattgtgcaaaattatgtaacgttaacgttgacggctagaagaagcaagaaatacagaaaacagattcttatcacaatccgagtaaattcatatatattatattgatgccaatatataacagatttttgcactgaagttcggtaggtatcagctgtcttgttgtgaaagtatcagaccccgctaaacaaacatgtattctgcaatgaaaacaaacatggccgccgggtggcggcggtccggcccgtcgtctcatgcattttctgactatttcttcattccagggccatatgtagattattctgtggcaaaacatagcgacctgtcatgtttactcaccAAAACATACattactgtatttcagtagattatacactccttcatgtgttttccggtgtttaactgtgttttcctctgttttccggtaaaaagtcTGACCCCGTCAGAAGCCCGTGCACGAAAGTGCGTGCCCGCCGATCTAACAACAATAGGTTCTTTACTGCGTGCGCTGTATATCACCGATACTAAAAGCATTTAATCGTGATTTATTGTACTCATCACAGCATATATGATAGATGCTCAAGCTACTACATAACGCAGATAGGTTCCACAGATATAATGTGTAATCGCTCCTTGGTTCAGATGACCGTTCAAGTATCCACACTGGATTTCGATTTGTTTTGTGTGCGTGGTATGAAATCTTTTcttaattaaaaaaatacatgtataccagaAAGCAGGATATTTCCACAAAAACGAAGTAGATTATGTCACGTATTTTCCTAACAGCCTGTGTATATTGATTTGATCGAACAGTCAGCCGACatttactaatacatgtacatcgagcGGGCGCACCCGGCAGTGGACCCGACGGGCCGACATGCAGAGTGGCCCGTCAACGCCTCCATCGCTTAGCGGCGTTCAATACCTgccgaaagaaagaaaaagaattgaaTTTTGAGTCCCGGCTTTTTGTTACGACGCAAAGTAATTGTAAGAAGTACTATAACGGCCTGAATTTAatctgtaacgaaatgacttcatgatgtaatgaaatgacttcatgatgtaacgaaatgacgTGTAATGAAAAGAcgatgtaacgaaacgaccTGTATTCGCTGGAACAATCATGGCATGCTTTTAATAAAACTCACCAAAACAACAACCTGCACATTTTTCTAAGTATCCTTACATTCATCAATCAATTATCATCCTTTTTATAATTTCTATGTAAAGTTAACATTGTTTCAGGCCTGTGCCACCTTCTTCTGTTAATAAAATCATTGACTGGACAAATGGTTGTCAACATGGTTACTGTTAAAGAAGAAGACATCTTGTGTATTccattacataatgtagcaagtagcaggacagagctggaggggctggtcataATGTGTaagaatgtgtttgagtaaaaataaacaaagcattagtttgttaggctagaccatgtgaaagtAACCATAATGTATTTACTTGCAAATGATTGATCTTATTCTAGTTTCAGTTGTCTTTGTagatgtttgtaaaaaaaaatctcacaaCTTGAAGCTGAGCCAagtgatgaaggttagacatccaggtaataagctatgccaaatagcaatttgATACAATTTTAGAAATGGTCAAAAATCTCAGGTAGAAATACAAGAATCTACtacattttgtcagtgacactaatcAAAGGTCTGTCTCTTCTTCTCttatcactgacgaaaggtagtggattctaactGAAtggtctgaccgtttccaaaatcatatccagttgcttgagtaattgctatttggtgagGCTAGTGCTAGTTGCTATGGTTAcaacatgacctctgacctgtgaTGAGAAGCTGCCCAGACTGCTCATACTGGGAGTCCTGCTAGGGGGTCTCCAGTACTGACCAGGGGAACCAAACATCTTCCtggaaaatgtaaaagaaaagaaatcaggTGACAGAAGATTGCTCAATCACCAATCTAGCTGAagtcatagtacatgtagtaagttgAAACAGAAAACACTGTTAGCAACTCTCAAGATATGCAAGCTTTAGCACTTTGGGCATGTGACAAGCCACCGCAACTTAGTTAAGACAAGTCTTCAGGGTACTGTGGAAGGAGGGCAATGCCCATGGACAAAAGAATGTTCTGGCAATTCAACAGTACAGAGCAGACGTCAATAAGCCTACTCAAAGACtatattattataatagcaAAAGACTTTACTATAGCAAAAGACAGACAAGCCTGGAGACACatctctatcttcatggctaACTTATCCACCAAACGACCTGGATGTCAAGGAACTAGGTACTAGTTAGACAGGTAGttaaaacagatacaaaacCAAAAACACTCAAAAAGTTTTCTTACCTGGCAAAAGTTGGCCATGCTGCGTCAAGGTCATGTCCGTGGGGTGTAAGGTCAAACTGGATGTCGTTCAGGTCATAGAAGTGGTTGACGAGGGCAGAGGATGTCCCATGATGCAACAGCACCGACCGAGGATGATACCAATCACTGTAGTGGGAGAAAAATGACTTAGTTACAGCTAACATGGTAACCAGAGTATGCCTGTTGTTCATACCAAAATCACTAGAGGGCACTACTGTCCTGAAAACTGGAATAAGATACTTTGAACAGACTTGAGAATGACCTTACCTGGTGATCTTGCCATTAAGAACACACTGCTGCACACTGTCAGCCAATCGCTGGTGGACAAGAGAGTAGCGGAGAAACGCACGGCCTCGACCCAGATTGGTCTTGACCTGTGCAGCAAAATGAAGTAACGCTTAATAACTGACTTTCACAAACTTTTCTACAAATTGATAATTTAGATGAGACAAAGCAAAAATGGATGATCAAAAATTTATCTGATGGTTATTTTTATATAAATAAAGGAAGATTTGGTTAGTGATACTGATACCAGTCTAttacactagtgtcactttgactacactagtgcacttctcaaatacaggaatgaatgtcttgttagttgtgatgccatattttttcGCTTCAAATCTTGATGgtgtctactttgaaaatttgccatcttgtttttttttacccatctttttgccctatctcattGTTTTTACTGTcagcaaaggatgtcatccatgaaaattacttgctgtggcctaattttCTAGCTTGTCTTTTTCTAATGTGTCTGGATAAGTGGTGACATGAATGACTTTTAACAGAATTGACAGAGAATCAGCAATATGGACTGTATTCCGAGACCAAAAATACAGGAAACTGACCAAAGGACATgaaagcagggttgtagccagcacctgtccttcagtcctttgaaggaatttttcagctggggactgaaaaaaaaattccccattccgtcccctgggacagacaaaattgatatgtaaagatataaaaaaaactgaaacccatgtgttcttcaccaaaacagatgccattgaacagcttagtctacaagcaaaatttgcacctcaaaatgcaggaaatagtgtttcagagggtcttgatttaacaATTTTCTGgcacccagaccccctagaaatgatgcgcaacgtcacgccatgcctttggtgctcgataggattcccattcaaaatcaaggggactgaaaatgatttcaggctggctacaaccctgcatgaAAGCATTGAAGAAGCAGAAGAGATACCTGTAATATCTAGAAAAAAGCCATTTGTATCATCCTGCAGAAGAGTAAGAACGGTAAAGAGTTTTACCTCATTCTGACTCTTGACATATCTGATGCCATCATTCAGCCCTTTGTTCCCTGCCAGACAGTCACAGAAGTAGTTCCAGTAGTCCTTCTTCCCACCCAGGAAACTCGACTTCTCTGGACACAACAATGGAATAAAGGGGAAATGTTTATCTATGAggaacttttattttttttttaatgatcatTAGCTTTGGCAACAAGATTATGTTTTAaggtgtgtgtatttgtgtgtgtttgtgtctgtccgtgtgtgtctgtccgtgtgtgtctgtctgtgtgtgtgtgcatgtgtgtttgtgagcaGCACAACTAAAAAAGATTCTGGGCCCCTGTAGGCTTTTTTAGGTATTGCAGTAGAACTTCCATCTTAAAGTTTGACTTTCTGTATGTGTTCTACACAAGCtacagtcacaatttttgtGAGGTAGCTAGCTTTTGTGCCCAGGAAGTGGTGTAAGGCTGGGCCCACTAGCAGCTTCTTTTACACCTGCAGGCGCATCTttgttgcagactttgaaaaaaagtacatgtacgtaagaAGGCATGCTTCTTTGAATGTTtagattttaaaacatttggtCCTCCTTGAGTATATCTTCATTTAATTTTCTTCAAGTCTTTTAACTTGTCCACTAGGATAAACACATCTAAATAAACTTCTCCTCAAATCACATGATTCCATACTTTAAGCAGAGCTTTGATTGGTTGTAATCTTCTAGCCAATCAAAGCAGTTGTCAgataagatatacatgtacactatgttGGCTCCACTTAAAAGAAAAGACCTGAGCTGTGCACAATGGATAAATCTGATTTATAGCTCCTTCACTCACTTCAATTAATGACAAGAACACATCAAACATTTCTTTATCATAATAAACTTTGATAAGATGACAAAGTCTACAGACTAAAGAGATCTTAAGTTGATAAGACAGGCATTTTATGGCACCATAAACTCTGGATAAATATGTCTTAGACTCATTTCAAGTGACTCTTAACTATATGACTTAACAATCTGCAACCAAAGATCAAGATGCAATTTTGCATACACTTCTTTTGGATTGGGATAATCCATTTGTGCTTACAAGTAGATACGTTTTATGAAGAGCTTGCAGTGAACATTACTTTTTTCATAGATGAAGGAACTTTGAGTAATCATATAAGTTGCAAAGTTAACCTAAAGCTTCAGCAAAACTGTAATGCAAACCTAAATAGTGATACACACTTTTAAAAAAGGTTTTCTCCTCAGCATAGTAATTATCACCCCCTGTTCAAGAAATGGTACAGTCCAAATCACCTGATATGGTATAAGTTTAGCGCCCTCAAAGCAAAGCAGCTGTACTCAGCAACAAGCTCAGCTGTACAGGTGGCCAACAGTacccttctttcttctttgtaaCAACGAGAGGGCTCACACCAAAGGCATCATGCAGAAGTTTCTCTACATCCTTCTGTCACTGGCAATCTGCAGTGCCAATGTCATGAGGTGAGGAAACTCTACTCGGATACCCGAACAACCTCCAATCTTCGCTAACTATTACTTAGAGTCCAATCTTCGCTAACTTTTAGTTAGAGTCAACTGTAAAATAAGCTACAATTTTTAGAAAACTAGCAAAATCTAGCCTCGTTTTTGTCTAAGTATGTTTGATCATAATGGAAAGTAAAAACTGATGGACAGCAGACTGACCATGTTTCAGTCAAAATCGATgtggacaaatatagatttcaattttcataGCTTGATAATTAGCATGTCCACGAATGAGTTTTGCCAGCTGTATTGGTAACTTTGCTGCTAAAAtgaattcaaaacaaaaaggaaacacaAAAAATCTCATTTTTCGTTACTTACTAATAGTTAACTGCAGAATAAAAAAACGCATGGAAATCAATACATTTGCTGTGTCTAAAGTTAGTAGAGCCTGGTTAGTAGCTTTATACAATATAAGTGTTTTATCGTTCTTGCTTGCTGTTGTCATAAGTATGAACCCTCTACTTGGCAGTATGTCAGAAGTAGCTGGAGAACTGGAGATCTCTAGATGTAACATAAGTAGATCTAGAAGAAATCTGCTCTTATTTTTGACAGGGACAGTGACCTTGGTGAAGATGAGGACTGGATGGTGGGAAACGACCTTCACAACCTGCCCCAGCCCATGATCAGCTCCGAGCTGACCACACGGCTGTTCCACATCGAGCAGCAGCTGACCAACTTTGAAGGTCAGTAGCAGGCCCTAGCTAGTGCATTTGGGGCCAATACACACCATGCTAAATCAGTTCCACTAATTTTCAACTAACGTAGTGGTGCATAGTGATAATTATCTACTAATGGAGAAAAATCTGAGCAAATATAAAATATTGATATGACACTCCAAACTGACAAACTAATTTCATTGTGATGTTAAAAGAATTATGTCCCATCAAGGGTACCCTTATAATGCCAACTTTTTACCCTATAGCAGCtgctatattttcaatattttcaagacCCCATTTCACCATCTCCTGATCGTTACCTCATCATATAACTGGTATACTAAAGTAAGATCCTGGCTAAAACCCTGTTCAAACCATGTCAGAGAGGAAGAtttagcaacccctccctgtaacaatataccctgctactgaaatagCGAAGAAACTTACTGCCTCATGTCACAAGTTACATGCCACTACGCTGAACAGAAGTCTGAACAAatctaaacaaacatgtacaagcgaacacagggctttagccagctcgaattttttttctgtcagccaattacaatcgtcgcgaaaaccgccaaaattaattagaaggactgaactgagaccttgaaaaacgggttttaatgagattatcgtatgcgaaagggcaccgacacacattgtcaacaatcataacaatagcaaaacaaacagtgtgtggctattacggccgtggatggcgtccccaagccgcctgtagcttccaccaaggatttttgtccgtcaaggttgacggattggttttaaaatttttccgtcagacgcagcaaatttccgtcaattgacggaaaaacggacgctggctagacccctgagCGAACAAACAAATGCCCTTCCTTCCCCCCCAAAGGAACCATGAGCACCCTGCAGGCTGAGCTGTCTGCCCTGAGAGACCGTGTGCAGGTGGAGCGTGAACAGACAGGTGCCTCCTTCAACAACCTGAAGCACCTGCTCAATAACGAGTACATCCAGCGCAGGTCTAGTCTGGATGAGGTCAACCTCAGTCTCACCTTCCTCCAggtaggtacagtcaaacctgcccgagcgaccacctcttctcagcgaccacttggccatttcgaccgctttttctcggtcccgatttattttcccattgacgtaatcattaagcaaccttttctcaacgaccacctggccaacgcgaccgcgaccggcccaaattgggacccataacgaccgcatcattttcaaaattgaggttttcatcgatctTTGATGATAgctagcacgattttgtgccgaaatcagccggtttgcgtcggattttggggttaaatttacagtttacagtgtgcgtgttgtatttgacattaaagacctggcttctttgcgtgcgtgcagtgtgcttgctatttgccattaaacacaacggaaaccatttatactttgcatcgggcatgttttgagtcgatactcttctcagcgaccacctgtccaaatcgaccgctttttcccggtcccccgggtggccgtcttgggcaggtttgactgtacatgtacagaacccAATGTTTCTTTGTCAAACCATCGTTTACAGTTCTTTTATACCTGTCAGACAACAGTTATATGATAGTATGTTTTTGTAATACAAAAGATggggattgttcattccttgaaaaaaacaaagtgctgttcagtcaaaactctgggtgagtccaatttttgtgttggatattacactTTTACTATTTCAAATATATttataatgacttctaccaacacagatgaactttcaagttaaaagatggggatgtccctgtactTCAACTGGTACAAGCCAAACAATTTAGCTCCcagttccaattagttggtttAATCCTGgaaattcagaatatttttttattggAAATTCAGAATATGAAAGATACCAAATTATGGGTCATCTTATATACCATAGCAAAAGCCAAGTGGATCAAGTGCTCCCTTTGCATCCAGTAGGTTTTGGGCTTGATTCCCTGGTGGCCAAATCACACTGAACATTAGCTACTTCTCTGCTAAGTAGTAATATAGTACTCTGTACATGGAGAATATTGTAAGTCGAAACTACCATTGCACTACTAGtcccccccccaccaccaccacaccATAGCCTGAACTTTGTTTTGTTACTGTTGTTGCAGTCCCAGCTTCACCAGACAGAGAACCAGACTGGTCTGATGGACCAGATCAGACAGGAGCTGTGTCGTGTCACACCAACTCTGGGTACGACCTTACATATtatatttgtaaatttgtttaaTATGATTTAAAGTATGGTAGCAACCTTCCAATTTCCTATCCAAACAGCAGCTATACCCAATAATTATTAAATTTTAACTCGATATTAATTATTTACTCTATCAGTCTATGGAAGTCATTTCTAACCcctctttaattttctttttttctttaaatttagaAGATCCATTTTCTTTAAATGCCAATACTCACTTAAGTCATAAAATGGCAGCAGAACAAGCACACAAAGTTGTAAAGTTGGAATTCTAACTTGGTATCCAAACACAAAGTTGCAAACTTTAAGCCTTATACCCAAGCCTATCACAGCTACCAAGTCTTTCCTGTCCCTTACAAAGAGATCGGCatgtttggataccaggctggtAAACTTCACACGGTTGGGTTTTCCTTCACCATACAGGTCTGATTGAGCACCTGACCTCACCTGCGGGACACTACCAGTACACCTGGCAGGAGGCCAAGCAGGCGTGCGAGGCTGACGGGGGCCGGCTGGCCGAGTATCGCGAGCTGTATGCTGAGTACAGGTGAAATCTCTCACTCTAAACTTGCCAGGAAAACATCTTTACAGCTGCTGCATGCGGCTGAGCAATTTTGCAAGACATACAAAAATATGTCATTAATATGATGAATCAGATATAAAGTAACTGTCTTACTTAAGTAGCTGTATGTGTTAGGCAAACAATTCCCTATTGCCTTGGGTTACAGGGTTAGAGGTTCATTTTTCCCTATAAGTTAACCCAGGTCATTATACTCAATGTCCCATATGGACCCGCATATACATGTGTAGGTCTCGTTCTCAGGTTATTGTCAACCATTAGTGAGTAGAGGATCTTACAACTCTGGGAATGAGAGCCACCACATTACCTGGAGGAATAAACTAACTCACTTTGCTCAGTGGTTTATTCGCTGGTCATAGGAACTGACCTTGAATTAAGACACTGTATACCTTAGGACAGGTCACTAACCCTATACCGAAAACTTTGACTTCTGAAATGACTTTGGCTTGAAATGACACCTAACCAAGAAACAATCTTGTTTTATCTGTACAGTGTATCTTGTCTTACAAAGCCTGTATGTCCCTGTAGGCGTGGCCTGGAGAGGTGCGACTGTGGCTGGCTGGCGGATGGAACGGCCTGGTACCCGATGCACAGCGTGTGGCCCCAGTGTAAGAACGCCCGCGGCATGCACGTGTGTGAGGAGCAGGGCACCTACAACGCCTGGTGCTGGAAGAAGCTCTCCATCTGCCCCTAGGCACAtggccagcatccgtccttccatcctttgacggaattttcaCATGTCACATGATTTGCATCTGATAGCCACAATGCCTATCAGAAGTTCTTTTACTAGTTTCAgacaaactgcaacattttcataaAGCTTTTACATGACAAATAAGACCCTTGAGGTTCTCTTATCCTTAAAACTTATATGATCTCTtttcaaatgtcatttagatAAAAGTGGCTGAAATTGTTGGTAATAcagataaaagaaaataaagcacTAGCAATAGTCTTACTTGTATGTGGTCATTCTTTGTAGCAATGTGAAAAGATCTATGATAGCTAACTAGCTAACTGAGGTATTCTATGTCCTTACATCACCTGATCAATATGTTATCAAATAGTAGTGAAATACATATCAACTTTCTCTTTGCTACCTAACCCATAACATCAATACAGTATACGCTTGCATAACTgaagtattactgtaaatgcagaaatgtttgcggtggttttatgtatCGGATTTCGC
Above is a genomic segment from Branchiostoma floridae strain S238N-H82 chromosome 16, Bfl_VNyyK, whole genome shotgun sequence containing:
- the LOC118403344 gene encoding brevican core protein-like; protein product: MQKFLYILLSLAICSANVMRDSDLGEDEDWMVGNDLHNLPQPMISSELTTRLFHIEQQLTNFEGTMSTLQAELSALRDRVQVEREQTGASFNNLKHLLNNEYIQRRSSLDEVNLSLTFLQSQLHQTENQTGLMDQIRQELCRVTPTLGLIEHLTSPAGHYQYTWQEAKQACEADGGRLAEYRELYAEYRRGLERCDCGWLADGTAWYPMHSVWPQCKNARGMHVCEEQGTYNAWCWKKLSICP